ATTTTCTGACATTGGTTTAAAACCTACCTTACTAGATAATTGCTGCGGACACGGCCAATTTTTGCAATTCTTTCTTCAGCCATGATATCTGCTGCTTTATAAGTTGGAATATTATCTCTTTTACTGATTTCATAAACTCTCTTTGTATTATCAAAGATCTTTTTAGCTCTGCTTAATGCACGTTCTTTATTATAACCCTGCAACTCATCATATACATTAATAAGTCCACCGGCATTGGCGACATAATCAGGAGCATATAGAATATCTTTTTCATCAAGGATATCTCCATGGCGCTCTTCGGCCAGTACGTTATTGGCTCCACCACAGATTATATCGAATTTAAATTGTGGAATTGTATCATCATTGATAACTGCACCAAGTGCTGTTGGGGCAAAGATTTCTGCATCTACACCATAGATTTCATCTGGAGCTACAACTTCTGCACCGAACTCAGATTTAACTTTTTCAAGTCTGCTATCTTTAATATCAGTAACAATTAATTTTCCGCCGGCTTCAGAAATATGCTTGCAGAGATAATAACCTACACTACCGACTCCCTGAACAGCAACAGTCTTACCTGAGATATCTGTTGAACCATATTTTTCTTCTATACTGGCTAGCATTGATCTCCAGACACCAAATGCTGTAACTGGTGAAGGATCCCCACTGGTTCCAGGTAAACCTGTTACATGTTCTGTCTCTTCATTGACAAAGGCCATATCATTAACTGTTGTATTGACATCTTCAGCAGTTATATAGCGACCATTAAGACTCTGAACAAAACGGCCAAATGAACGCCATAGTTCTTCACTCTTATCTTTTTCAGCATCGCCAATAATTACTGCTTTACCGCCACCTAAATTTAGGCCAGCAGCTGCAGCTTTATAGGTCATACCTCTTGCAAGTCTTGTAACATCAACAACAGCCTCTTCTTCAGTATCATAATTCCACATTCTTGTTCCACCAAGTGCTGGACCTAATGTTGTATCATGAATACAGATTATCGCCTTTAATCCAGACTCTTCATCATAGTTAAAGACTACCTGCTCAAAATCATGTTCTCCCATTAACTCAAATACTTTACTCATTTTTTATTCCCCCTAATAATTTTTAGTGATTAAAGATCTGCTAAACCAGATGTAACGACTTTACCAAGTGCTATAGAATTATATTTAGTTTCAGGACTATCAGCTCTAGAAGTTAGCACCAGCGGCACTTTCGCGCCAAATACCAGACTTGCTGAAGAAAGTCCTGCATAAAATATCCAGGCTTTATATAAAACATTACCTGCCTCAATATCAGGAACTAAGAGAATATCAGCATTTCCTGCAACATTACCAGAAATACCTTTCTGCTTAGCAGCTGACTTAGAAATTGCATTATCAAGTGCAAGCGGGCCATCTATTTCACAATTTTTTATCTGGCCTCTATCTGCCATCTTTGAAAGCATTGCTGCCTCTAATGTGGTAGGCATTTTTTCATTTACCTTTTCGACAGCTGCCAGTGGGGCAACTTTTGGTGTTTCAATTCCTATAGATCTTGCAATTGTGACTGCGTTATTAACTATTGAAATTTTATCATTTAGATCAGGAGCAATATTCATACCTCCATCAGTCATTAAAACTACACGATTTTCTTTTTCTAAATAAATTAGGCTGATCAGGCTTAATAAGCCTTCCTGGCGGAGGCCATATTCTTTATTTAATAATGCCTGAAGAATAACCTTTGTGCTAAGTTGACCTTTCATTGGAAAATCTGCTCTGCCTTCAGCTATCATCTCAATAGCTTTAGCAGCGCTCTCTTTATTGCTTTTGGTAGGTATAACCTCAGCCTCAAAACCATCCTCTAATTCAGCCCTTGCGGTTTTTATCTTATCTTCATCACCTATCAAAATTGGATCAATTATTCCATCCCTTGCTGCTTTAGCAACACTTTCTAAAACAACTGCATCACCTGCAGCTGCTACAGCAAGTTTTAATGGTGCTGTTTCTTTGGCTTTTTTAATTAAATCTTTGATACTGGCAACCATTAATCTGCCTCCTTAAATCTTAATTATTCTGAAGTATAGTTCCTATAGTACCAACTGTTTCAATTCGCTCTTCAACTAATCTATCTGCAGCTTTATCAGTTGTGATTCCTTCTTTTTCTGCAATTTCATAAACCTTTAATAATTTATCATAAATACCTTCAGTCTTTTTCAATGTCCGCTCTTCACTATAGCCATTAGGCTCCATTTCATCACAGACAAGAATTAGACCTCCAGCATTAACAACATAATCAGGGGCATATAAGATATCTCTTTCTTCTAATTCTTTACTATGACGCTTTTCAGCTAAGACATTATTAGCAGCACCACAGATAATATCACATTTAAAACGATCAATTGTATCGTCATTAATAATTGCTCCTAGAGCGTTAGGTGAGAAGATATCACAATCAACATCATAAATATCGTCTGGCTCAACTATTTCCATGTCTAATTCTTTAGCCCTCTCGATATTTTCTTCAACAACGTCAGCTCCAACTAACTCAGCTCCTGATTCTTTAAGCTGTTTAGCCAGTTTGTAACCAACTTTTCCTAATCCCTGAATGGCAACTTTCTTGCCAGATAGATCTTCATCACCATATAAGTATTTACAACTGGCTTTAATACCCATAAAGGCGCCATATGAAGTTGGAACTGATGAATCGCCACCGCCACCATATTCTTTTGGCAAAGCACCAACATATGGAGTTTCTTTTCTCATAAGCACAAAATCTTCAGGCATAGTACCAACATCTGTACCTGTACTATAACGGCCACCTAATGAATTAATATAACGGCCTAGAGCTCTAAATAAACCTTCTGTCCTATGGGTTTCAGGGTCACCCCAGATAACGGTCTTACCGCCACCAAAATCTTCTCCAGAAATACCGGCTTTGTAAGTCATACCCTTTGATAATCTGAGTACATCATTAAGAGCTTCATCTTCATTATCATAATCCCACATTCTACAACCACCAAGGCCAGGACCTAAAACAGTGTTGTGGATGGCTATGATTGCTTTTAAATCTGTTTTCTCTTCCTGCAGGAACATTACTTGTTCATGTCCATGCTCTTTC
The genomic region above belongs to Halonatronomonas betaini and contains:
- a CDS encoding Glu/Leu/Phe/Val family dehydrogenase yields the protein MSKVFELMGEHDFEQVVFNYDEESGLKAIICIHDTTLGPALGGTRMWNYDTEEEAVVDVTRLARGMTYKAAAAGLNLGGGKAVIIGDAEKDKSEELWRSFGRFVQSLNGRYITAEDVNTTVNDMAFVNEETEHVTGLPGTSGDPSPVTAFGVWRSMLASIEEKYGSTDISGKTVAVQGVGSVGYYLCKHISEAGGKLIVTDIKDSRLEKVKSEFGAEVVAPDEIYGVDAEIFAPTALGAVINDDTIPQFKFDIICGGANNVLAEERHGDILDEKDILYAPDYVANAGGLINVYDELQGYNKERALSRAKKIFDNTKRVYEISKRDNIPTYKAADIMAEERIAKIGRVRSNYLVR
- a CDS encoding bifunctional enoyl-CoA hydratase/phosphate acetyltransferase, coding for MVASIKDLIKKAKETAPLKLAVAAAGDAVVLESVAKAARDGIIDPILIGDEDKIKTARAELEDGFEAEVIPTKSNKESAAKAIEMIAEGRADFPMKGQLSTKVILQALLNKEYGLRQEGLLSLISLIYLEKENRVVLMTDGGMNIAPDLNDKISIVNNAVTIARSIGIETPKVAPLAAVEKVNEKMPTTLEAAMLSKMADRGQIKNCEIDGPLALDNAISKSAAKQKGISGNVAGNADILLVPDIEAGNVLYKAWIFYAGLSSASLVFGAKVPLVLTSRADSPETKYNSIALGKVVTSGLADL
- a CDS encoding Leu/Phe/Val dehydrogenase; this translates as MEVFEQMKEHGHEQVMFLQEEKTDLKAIIAIHNTVLGPGLGGCRMWDYDNEDEALNDVLRLSKGMTYKAGISGEDFGGGKTVIWGDPETHRTEGLFRALGRYINSLGGRYSTGTDVGTMPEDFVLMRKETPYVGALPKEYGGGGDSSVPTSYGAFMGIKASCKYLYGDEDLSGKKVAIQGLGKVGYKLAKQLKESGAELVGADVVEENIERAKELDMEIVEPDDIYDVDCDIFSPNALGAIINDDTIDRFKCDIICGAANNVLAEKRHSKELEERDILYAPDYVVNAGGLILVCDEMEPNGYSEERTLKKTEGIYDKLLKVYEIAEKEGITTDKAADRLVEERIETVGTIGTILQNN